A part of Chloroflexota bacterium genomic DNA contains:
- a CDS encoding cellulase family glycosylhydrolase, with translation MQTSSHWFLDAVGRRLLLRGVNLSGASKVPVEPNGATHLREGFFSHREVSFVGRPFPLAEADEHFRRLRHWGLTTLRLLTTWEAIEHAGPGIYDKAYLDYLTAVVNKAGEHGLRVFIDPHQDVWSRFSGGDGAPGWTLESVGFNLENLHDTGAAFVHAMVGDDYPRMIWFTNGYKLASATMFMLFFAGNEFASKTMIDGKPAQEFLQTHYIAAIKQIASRLKGLPWVIGYDSLNEPSEGWIGMANLAAHETENMLGDTPTPFQSMMLADGIPTEVDFLELKGLGIKKTGTRLLNPNGLRAWQGNQVGVWRANGVWDYDKQGQPKLLRPDYFAQFMGRPVEFNNDFLKPFINRFGEEIRQADPGKLIFIESVPHKTMPTWTEEDISGIVDSSHWYDDLTLITKQYRSFAGFDLITENVVLGPGRVKKMFRQVLGGIKNRTVEKLGDIPTLIGEFGIPFDMYAKKAYETGDFSKQEQALDRSFQALEANLLHATLWNYTPDNSNAHGDLWNEEDLSIFSRDQQTNPMDINSGARAPAAFIRPYPLATAGEPLAFSFDMRSKHFKFSFLGDEQLTAPTEIFVPEYHYDAGIKITVSDGTYDYQPEIERLFYWPEGPAGEHWVQIKPA, from the coding sequence ATGCAGACCTCAAGTCATTGGTTCCTTGATGCAGTTGGCCGACGATTGCTTTTACGGGGGGTGAATCTCAGCGGTGCTTCAAAGGTGCCGGTGGAACCAAACGGTGCAACACATTTGCGTGAGGGCTTTTTTAGTCACCGTGAGGTGAGTTTCGTTGGGCGACCATTCCCACTGGCGGAGGCGGATGAACACTTTCGGCGGCTGCGTCACTGGGGGCTGACAACTTTGCGGCTCCTGACGACCTGGGAAGCGATCGAACATGCTGGCCCGGGGATTTATGACAAGGCATATCTCGATTATCTGACAGCAGTGGTAAATAAGGCCGGGGAACATGGCCTGCGGGTGTTCATTGATCCGCACCAGGATGTCTGGTCGCGCTTCTCCGGTGGTGATGGCGCGCCGGGCTGGACCTTGGAATCGGTTGGCTTCAACCTTGAAAATTTGCACGATACCGGAGCAGCCTTTGTGCACGCGATGGTGGGCGATGACTATCCCCGGATGATCTGGTTCACCAATGGTTATAAATTGGCCTCCGCCACGATGTTCATGTTGTTCTTCGCAGGGAATGAGTTTGCTTCCAAGACGATGATTGATGGCAAGCCAGCCCAGGAATTTTTACAAACACACTATATTGCTGCCATCAAACAAATCGCCAGCCGATTGAAGGGCTTGCCCTGGGTGATCGGCTATGATTCGCTCAATGAGCCTTCGGAAGGTTGGATTGGGATGGCGAACCTGGCCGCCCACGAGACCGAAAATATGCTGGGCGATACTCCGACACCCTTCCAGAGCATGATGTTGGCGGATGGGATTCCTACTGAAGTGGATTTCCTTGAGCTGAAAGGCCTGGGTATCAAAAAGACCGGCACTCGCCTGCTCAATCCGAATGGTTTACGGGCCTGGCAGGGCAACCAGGTCGGTGTGTGGCGCGCCAATGGCGTTTGGGACTATGATAAGCAGGGGCAGCCTAAATTGCTGCGCCCGGATTATTTTGCTCAATTTATGGGGCGGCCTGTGGAATTCAATAATGACTTCCTGAAGCCCTTTATCAACCGTTTTGGCGAAGAGATTCGCCAGGCAGATCCCGGTAAGCTGATCTTCATTGAAAGCGTGCCGCACAAGACGATGCCCACCTGGACCGAGGAGGATATCAGCGGGATTGTTGATTCCTCGCATTGGTATGATGACCTGACCCTGATCACTAAACAATACCGCTCTTTCGCAGGCTTTGACCTGATCACAGAGAACGTTGTTCTGGGCCCCGGGCGGGTCAAGAAGATGTTCCGCCAGGTGCTTGGCGGCATTAAAAACCGAACAGTGGAAAAATTAGGTGATATCCCCACCTTGATTGGTGAGTTTGGCATTCCTTTTGACATGTATGCCAAGAAGGCCTATGAAACCGGTGATTTTAGCAAACAAGAGCAGGCTCTGGATAGATCTTTCCAGGCTCTGGAAGCAAACCTCCTGCATGCCACGCTTTGGAATTACACGCCGGATAACTCCAATGCACATGGCGATCTTTGGAATGAGGAAGACCTTTCTATCTTCAGCCGGGACCAGCAAACCAACCCAATGGATATCAATTCCGGTGCCCGGGCGCCAGCTGCCTTTATCCGGCCCTATCCACTGGCAACCGCCGGTGAGCCGCTGGCCTTTTCCTTCGATATGCGCAGTAAGCACTTCAAATTCAGCTTTCTGGGGGACGAGCAACTGACTGCACCGACAGAAATTTTCGTGCCGGAATATCACTATGACGCCGGGATCAAGATTACGGTGTCCGATGGGACCTATGATTACCAGCCGGAGATCGAGCGGTTATTTTATTGGCCTGAAGGCCCCGCTGGTGAACACTGGGTGCAAATTAAACCCGCCTAG
- a CDS encoding PD40 domain-containing protein, whose protein sequence is MKPYLRILLILVVVLLAATLIYLQFNNRQGDIQVDAVTLTENGQVGVYGPVGLQFDRPMDQSSVEDRISFTPKTPGRFVWEQNTLWFYPDEPIDPMQGLSLSLRSGAKSSDGETLNLKMEWNLSIRSTELLYLVLAQNGGDLWRWSFTDQAGVVLTDTGGKIIDYAPNRVGEVIVYAAENDEGGSDLWTIDRDGAVQTLIVDCGSDYCSQPAWSTESALIAYARQDRNEVTGLLQSPQIWLYDTQTLETTPLYPEAAVTGELPSFSPDGQHLAFYNFDQRAIQILNLETAQETLIPTEVEEMGDWSSDGNKLLFTDLIPSALEPEAALFIADLTDQSVERVLQEDSEGTIFSQPRYTPDGEWIAVSLRAVNSTNSKALWVLKLDGREIQLIANIPAVTFSSYHWSPSGQRLIYQSLDTGSTGFPTAVWLWQWGRAESERIIEDAARPVWLP, encoded by the coding sequence ATGAAACCATATCTCCGAATCTTACTCATTCTGGTTGTTGTCCTCCTCGCTGCAACGTTGATCTATTTGCAATTCAACAATAGGCAAGGCGACATTCAAGTTGATGCGGTCACCCTGACCGAAAACGGACAGGTTGGTGTTTATGGCCCGGTTGGACTGCAATTCGACCGCCCCATGGACCAATCTTCAGTTGAAGATCGGATTTCGTTCACACCAAAAACCCCGGGGCGTTTTGTGTGGGAGCAAAACACCCTCTGGTTCTACCCGGATGAGCCCATCGATCCGATGCAGGGGCTATCCCTTTCCCTCCGATCCGGTGCGAAATCCTCGGATGGCGAAACTCTAAATTTGAAAATGGAGTGGAACCTCTCCATCCGTTCCACGGAACTTCTATATCTCGTCCTGGCCCAGAATGGCGGTGACCTTTGGCGCTGGAGCTTTACTGATCAAGCAGGTGTAGTCCTGACGGATACCGGCGGAAAGATCATTGACTATGCCCCTAACCGGGTCGGTGAGGTCATTGTTTACGCAGCCGAGAACGATGAGGGCGGCAGCGACCTTTGGACCATAGACCGCGACGGCGCAGTCCAGACCTTAATCGTCGATTGCGGGTCGGATTACTGCAGCCAGCCAGCCTGGTCAACGGAAAGTGCCTTGATCGCTTATGCCCGGCAAGATCGCAACGAGGTGACCGGCCTGTTACAATCCCCCCAAATCTGGCTTTACGACACACAGACCCTTGAGACGACTCCCCTTTACCCTGAGGCAGCCGTCACAGGAGAGCTGCCCTCCTTCTCGCCGGACGGTCAACATCTAGCGTTCTACAATTTCGATCAGCGCGCCATTCAAATCCTGAATCTGGAAACAGCCCAGGAAACGCTGATTCCCACCGAAGTGGAAGAAATGGGGGACTGGTCATCTGACGGAAACAAGCTGCTGTTCACCGATCTAATCCCTTCCGCTCTGGAACCTGAAGCTGCGTTATTCATCGCAGACCTGACCGATCAAAGCGTTGAACGAGTCCTGCAAGAGGATTCGGAAGGCACCATTTTCAGCCAACCCCGATATACCCCCGATGGCGAATGGATCGCCGTCAGTCTGCGGGCGGTCAATTCCACCAACAGCAAAGCCTTATGGGTGCTCAAACTGGATGGCCGCGAGATCCAACTAATTGCCAACATACCCGCCGTGACCTTCAGCTCCTATCATTGGAGTCCTTCCGGTCAGCGCCTGATCTATCAAAGCCTGGATACCGGCAGTACAGGCTTCCCTACCGCTGTCTGGCTTTGGCAATGGGGAAGGGCTGAAAGCGAGCGGATTATCGAGGATGCCGCCCGTCCGGTTTGGCTGCCCTGA
- a CDS encoding LysM peptidoglycan-binding domain-containing protein — protein MRNKNAKNVISSYRRKQQMGPYILGGLAILLAVAGIVLLVVYLTGGGGGITLFKTKTPIPTETPTPTPVTPTSTPTMTATITMTPTITATVTPSGPFEYVVQEGDNCTSIAGQFDVDVDVLLALNSLNSSCYITPGQTIMIPAPGQILPTVTPLPTDIAPGTLIEYTVRAGDNLYDLAERFNSTVDRIFSETNKYRQANDLDVMEDEGDLYVGDVVVIPVNIVTPVPTTTSTPTATATPTP, from the coding sequence ATGCGCAATAAAAACGCGAAGAACGTCATTTCATCGTACCGAAGAAAACAACAAATGGGTCCTTATATCCTTGGCGGCCTGGCAATCCTCTTGGCTGTTGCCGGGATCGTCTTGCTGGTCGTCTATCTGACCGGCGGTGGTGGCGGCATCACCCTCTTCAAGACCAAGACACCGATCCCTACCGAAACCCCAACACCGACGCCGGTGACACCGACATCCACACCTACGATGACAGCAACCATCACCATGACGCCCACCATCACAGCTACAGTAACACCATCCGGTCCATTTGAATATGTTGTTCAGGAAGGCGATAACTGTACATCGATCGCTGGACAATTTGATGTTGATGTGGACGTATTGCTTGCACTCAACAGTTTGAACAGTTCCTGCTATATCACACCGGGCCAGACGATCATGATCCCCGCTCCCGGCCAGATATTGCCTACTGTAACCCCATTGCCAACCGATATCGCTCCCGGCACTTTGATTGAATATACCGTTCGAGCCGGCGACAATCTTTATGACCTGGCTGAACGCTTCAATAGCACCGTGGATCGCATCTTTTCGGAGACCAACAAATACCGTCAGGCAAATGATTTGGATGTGATGGAAGATGAAGGCGACCTCTATGTCGGCGATGTCGTTGTCATTCCAGTGAACATCGTCACTCCTGTACCCACAACCACCAGCACACCCACTGCCACAGCCACACCGACGCCTTAA
- the uvrA gene encoding excinuclease ABC subunit UvrA, which produces MARDNLRVIGAREHNLKNITVEIPRDKFVVITGLSGSGKSSLAFDTIFAEGQRRYVESLSAYARQFLGQMNKPDVDSIEGLSPAVSIDQKATSHNPRSTVGTVTEVYDYLRLLYARVGIPHCPICGRVVQKQSAQEIVEDIEALPKDSRLQILSPLVRERKGTYQAVFEEIRKAGFVRARVDGETYPLDEEFDLDRYKKHTIEAVVDRLILRETENDEDAQAARSRLTDSVETALKFGDGYITVQILSQDDPRDIQFSEHLACPEHGSVITEIEPRTFSFNTPHGACPTCQGLGSYREIDPDLLIPNRSLSLKDGAIIDSAWSGPKEDGGYYWQMLEAAANKYDVDLEAPVSSLPEEKLHVILYGTGDEEMTVEYTGRNGRKSSFKAKFEGVIPNLERRYRETNSEHQRGRIAEFMSDRPCPTCGGDRLRKEALAVTVDGKNIVEVTKWPVHKSLDWVEKLTSDDTPFNHRDTLIAERILKEIKARLGFLVNVGLDYLTLQRSAGSLSGGEAQRIRLATQIGSRLMGVLYVLDEPSIGLHPRDNERLLVTLEGMRDLGNTVLVVEHDEETIRRADWIVDLGPGAGDLGGEVIAEGPPEDIINNPNSLTGAYLSGRKYVPVPEKRRDGNGKHLVLTGATQNNLKDVTLDIPLGKFVCITGVSGSGKSSLLIDTLYKTLAKQLHGAHTSPGDFQSLEGVEHLDKIINIDQSPIGRTPRSNPGTYTGVFDSIRDLFAELPESKMRGYQKGRFSFNVKGGRCEACAGQGQLVIEMQFLPDVYVPCDVCHGSRYNRETLQIRFKDKNIAEILDMTIDTAAEFFKAHPKITRRLETLQDVGLGYIRLGQAATTLSGGEAQRVKLSKELSRRSTGSTLYVLDEPSVGLHAADVHRLIEVLQRLVDEGNTVVIIEHNLDIIKVSDWIIDLGPEGGDAGGEIIATGTPEHLCEVKQSYTGQFMKKILDCTKTARS; this is translated from the coding sequence ATGGCAAGAGACAACCTGCGCGTAATTGGCGCGCGTGAGCACAACCTAAAAAACATCACCGTTGAAATCCCTCGGGATAAATTCGTGGTGATCACCGGTCTCTCAGGTTCCGGTAAAAGTTCCCTGGCATTCGATACGATCTTCGCTGAAGGGCAGCGCCGCTATGTGGAATCACTTTCGGCCTATGCCCGTCAGTTCCTCGGTCAGATGAACAAACCGGATGTGGACAGCATTGAAGGGCTTTCCCCCGCGGTTTCTATTGATCAAAAGGCCACTTCCCATAATCCGCGTTCCACTGTTGGCACGGTCACAGAAGTGTATGACTATCTGCGGCTGCTCTATGCCCGCGTCGGCATCCCCCACTGCCCAATTTGCGGGCGAGTGGTCCAGAAACAATCCGCCCAGGAGATCGTGGAAGATATCGAAGCACTGCCCAAAGACAGTCGCCTGCAGATCCTTTCCCCTCTGGTTCGGGAGCGTAAAGGCACTTACCAGGCTGTCTTCGAAGAAATCCGTAAGGCAGGGTTCGTCCGCGCCCGGGTAGATGGCGAAACCTACCCCCTGGATGAGGAATTTGACCTCGATCGCTACAAAAAGCACACCATCGAAGCAGTGGTTGACCGGTTGATCCTGCGCGAGACCGAAAATGACGAGGACGCCCAGGCTGCCCGGTCCCGACTGACCGATTCGGTAGAGACTGCGCTCAAATTTGGCGATGGTTATATCACTGTCCAGATCCTCTCACAGGACGATCCCCGCGATATTCAGTTCTCGGAACATCTGGCCTGCCCGGAACACGGCAGCGTGATCACTGAGATTGAACCCCGCACTTTTTCCTTCAACACACCCCACGGCGCTTGCCCCACCTGTCAGGGTCTCGGCAGCTATCGTGAGATTGACCCGGACCTGCTGATCCCGAACCGCTCCCTTTCGCTGAAAGATGGCGCAATCATCGATTCAGCCTGGAGCGGGCCCAAGGAAGATGGCGGATACTACTGGCAGATGCTCGAAGCCGCCGCCAATAAGTATGATGTTGACCTGGAAGCGCCCGTTTCCTCCCTTCCGGAAGAAAAACTTCATGTCATCCTATATGGCACCGGAGATGAGGAGATGACCGTTGAATATACCGGCCGAAATGGACGGAAAAGCTCCTTCAAAGCTAAATTTGAGGGTGTGATCCCCAACCTTGAACGCCGCTACCGAGAGACCAATTCAGAACATCAGCGCGGCAGGATCGCAGAATTCATGAGCGACCGGCCCTGCCCGACTTGCGGCGGCGATCGGCTGCGAAAAGAAGCCCTGGCCGTCACCGTGGATGGCAAGAACATCGTCGAGGTCACCAAATGGCCAGTGCATAAAAGCCTGGACTGGGTGGAGAAATTAACCAGCGACGATACCCCCTTCAACCATCGAGACACCCTGATCGCTGAGCGAATCCTCAAGGAGATCAAGGCCCGATTGGGTTTCCTGGTCAATGTGGGGCTCGATTACCTCACCCTGCAGCGTTCTGCCGGGTCACTTTCCGGTGGCGAAGCCCAACGCATCCGCCTGGCAACCCAGATCGGCTCCCGGCTGATGGGCGTGCTTTATGTGCTGGATGAGCCCTCAATTGGCCTGCACCCCCGCGATAACGAACGCCTGCTGGTCACGCTGGAAGGCATGCGCGACCTCGGTAACACCGTGCTGGTCGTTGAACACGACGAAGAAACCATCCGCCGCGCTGACTGGATCGTGGATCTTGGGCCGGGCGCCGGTGATCTGGGCGGCGAAGTGATCGCAGAAGGCCCGCCGGAAGATATCATCAACAATCCCAACTCCCTGACCGGCGCCTACCTCTCCGGACGGAAATATGTGCCCGTCCCGGAAAAACGACGGGATGGCAACGGCAAGCACCTTGTGCTGACAGGTGCGACCCAAAACAACCTCAAGGATGTCACCCTGGATATCCCTCTAGGCAAGTTCGTCTGCATCACTGGTGTCTCGGGGTCAGGCAAGTCCTCCCTGCTGATCGATACACTCTATAAAACCCTGGCCAAACAGCTTCACGGCGCACATACCAGCCCAGGCGATTTTCAATCGCTGGAAGGTGTGGAGCATCTAGACAAGATCATCAATATTGACCAATCCCCCATCGGCCGGACGCCGCGCTCCAACCCCGGCACCTACACCGGTGTGTTTGATTCGATCCGGGACCTCTTCGCAGAGCTGCCGGAAAGCAAGATGCGCGGCTATCAAAAAGGACGCTTCTCCTTCAATGTTAAAGGGGGACGGTGCGAGGCATGCGCCGGGCAGGGACAACTCGTGATCGAGATGCAATTCCTGCCGGATGTCTATGTCCCCTGTGATGTCTGCCACGGCAGCCGCTATAACCGCGAGACCCTGCAAATCCGCTTCAAGGATAAAAACATCGCAGAGATCCTGGATATGACCATTGACACTGCCGCTGAATTCTTCAAAGCGCATCCCAAGATCACCCGCCGGCTGGAGACCCTGCAGGATGTCGGCCTGGGCTATATTCGATTGGGACAGGCCGCCACAACCCTATCCGGCGGCGAAGCACAACGGGTCAAACTCTCAAAGGAACTATCCCGTCGCTCCACCGGCAGCACACTGTATGTCCTGGATGAGCCCTCGGTGGGTTTGCATGCCGCAGACGTGCACCGCCTGATTGAAGTGCTCCAGCGATTGGTGGATGAAGGCAACACAGTCGTGATCATTGAGCATAACCTGGATATCATCAAAGTGTCAGACTGGATCATAGACCTCGGTCCCGAGGGCGGGGACGCCGGCGGGGAGATCATCGCCACTGGTACCCCCGAACACCTCTGCGAGGTCAAACAATCTTATACCGGTCAATTCATGAAGAAGATTCTGGACTGCACAAAAACTGCGCGATCTTAA
- a CDS encoding GGDEF domain-containing protein, whose protein sequence is MPISVSTGEMQDLMNWLYRLVMFTGVGGISGFLFTVVNKRTDEVSWMATHSPETGLPNYNHFIDALNCEKQDAEPGTQIALVAIRINNYSEVTAIFNVEETRALSVKFSQMIRCLMPVETNIYHYFSHTFFFYLNLNEFSLDEIRDYIEQNFYKIEKPIQINRIPLFFKISVGIAVDSVENLAPSSLFRKANWAANLAADQKLNCALYEPETDQSSRKTQRLLGEIKAAANKDHFELFYQPIIKLQSSEVVGVEALIRWNHPDLGYLQPMDFLPYCENTSLIFLIHDWVMKTAIKKISNWPDYEGFVSINLSTRLLIDGQWIDTLVKLLEAYKVDASRLVFEVTESSLIEDQVESIKTVMALRDLGTKIAIDDFGTGYSSFEYVYMLPVQYLKIDRSFVKEDIEASKSQAIIKAIIQLAEALEIQSVAEGVETQEQLDWLTEHGCDYVQGFLLSRPLPNDRIGLWMDTVQSGLAPRFP, encoded by the coding sequence ATGCCCATCTCGGTCAGCACAGGTGAAATGCAGGACTTGATGAACTGGCTGTACCGGTTGGTGATGTTTACCGGTGTGGGCGGAATCTCCGGCTTTCTTTTTACAGTGGTCAATAAAAGGACGGATGAGGTTTCGTGGATGGCGACCCATTCACCCGAAACGGGACTGCCAAATTACAATCACTTCATCGATGCTCTAAATTGCGAAAAACAGGACGCTGAACCTGGGACGCAGATTGCTCTGGTGGCGATCCGGATCAATAATTATTCAGAGGTCACGGCGATTTTTAATGTGGAAGAGACGCGTGCCCTTTCCGTGAAGTTTTCCCAGATGATTCGTTGTTTGATGCCTGTTGAAACTAATATTTATCATTATTTTTCCCACACCTTTTTCTTTTATCTCAATTTGAACGAATTTTCTCTGGATGAGATAAGAGATTATATCGAGCAGAATTTCTACAAGATTGAGAAACCTATCCAGATCAACCGGATTCCCCTGTTCTTTAAGATCAGTGTTGGCATCGCGGTTGACTCGGTTGAAAACCTGGCGCCCTCTTCACTTTTCCGCAAGGCAAATTGGGCCGCCAATTTGGCAGCGGATCAAAAACTGAATTGTGCGTTGTATGAACCGGAAACGGATCAATCTTCCCGGAAAACTCAGCGGTTGCTAGGTGAGATCAAAGCTGCTGCAAACAAGGATCATTTTGAACTCTTTTACCAACCGATCATCAAACTCCAGTCTTCGGAAGTGGTTGGGGTGGAGGCGCTTATCCGCTGGAATCACCCTGATTTGGGCTATCTGCAGCCGATGGATTTCCTGCCCTATTGTGAAAATACTTCATTGATTTTCTTGATTCACGACTGGGTGATGAAAACGGCGATCAAGAAGATCAGCAATTGGCCGGATTATGAAGGCTTTGTATCCATCAATCTTTCCACACGGCTGCTGATCGACGGGCAGTGGATTGATACATTGGTGAAACTACTGGAAGCTTATAAGGTTGATGCCTCGCGCCTGGTCTTTGAAGTGACGGAATCATCATTGATTGAAGATCAGGTGGAATCTATTAAGACTGTCATGGCCTTGCGTGACCTGGGAACGAAGATCGCAATTGATGACTTCGGCACGGGGTATTCCTCATTTGAATATGTCTATATGCTGCCGGTTCAATACCTAAAAATTGACCGCTCATTTGTTAAAGAGGACATTGAAGCCTCAAAAAGCCAAGCCATTATCAAAGCTATCATTCAATTAGCCGAAGCACTTGAGATCCAATCCGTTGCCGAAGGGGTGGAAACACAGGAGCAGTTGGATTGGTTGACAGAGCATGGTTGTGACTATGTTCAGGGCTTTCTCCTCAGCCGGCCACTCCCCAATGACCGGATCGGGTTGTGGATGGATACAGTTCAATCCGGCCTTGCCCCTAGATTCCCCTGA
- a CDS encoding MFS transporter — translation MEQKEKKRAIFGWVMYDWANSAFVTTITAAVLPVYYASVAAADLAPNIRTAYWSYTTTIALLIVALMGPVMGAMADFSGSKKKFLTIFALLGIAGAALLFFIKEGDWLLASVFYIIGNVGFAGANVFYDSLLPHVADEEERDEVSSRGYAFGYFGGGILLAINLAMIMTAKDGAASALMSRISFLMVAGWWLIFTIPLWRWVKEPARRILKGEEHFNPVQASFSRLAHTFGEIRKFKELFKFIIAFWLYNNGIGTIIVMATIYGTELNFGATTTIGTLLMVQFVAIPFSLLFGWLGKKFGTKRSILLSLLIYTIIAIGGYFMTKEIHFWILGFGVATVQGGSQALSRSLFSRMVPKSKSAEFYSFFSVSEKVAGTVGPLLFGVVSTLMGGSRLSIVSLIIFFITGGFLLSRVNEQKGMEVAKAEEARLVSASALDE, via the coding sequence ATGGAGCAAAAAGAGAAGAAACGCGCAATATTTGGCTGGGTGATGTATGACTGGGCGAATTCCGCCTTTGTCACCACAATTACGGCCGCAGTGTTGCCGGTGTACTATGCAAGCGTTGCGGCAGCGGATTTAGCGCCGAACATCCGCACAGCTTATTGGAGCTACACGACCACCATTGCATTGCTGATTGTGGCGCTGATGGGGCCTGTGATGGGTGCTATGGCGGATTTCAGCGGTTCAAAGAAGAAATTCTTGACGATCTTTGCGCTACTTGGGATTGCCGGTGCGGCGCTTCTTTTCTTCATCAAAGAAGGCGACTGGCTGCTGGCTTCGGTGTTCTATATCATCGGTAATGTTGGTTTTGCGGGGGCGAATGTCTTTTATGACTCTTTGTTGCCCCATGTGGCCGATGAGGAAGAACGTGACGAGGTTTCTTCCCGGGGTTATGCTTTTGGTTACTTTGGCGGCGGAATCCTGCTGGCGATCAACCTGGCCATGATTATGACGGCCAAAGACGGTGCTGCATCAGCGCTGATGAGCCGGATCAGTTTCCTGATGGTAGCCGGCTGGTGGCTCATCTTCACCATTCCGCTCTGGCGCTGGGTGAAGGAACCAGCCCGGCGAATCTTAAAAGGCGAAGAACATTTTAACCCGGTGCAGGCCAGCTTTAGCCGCCTTGCTCACACCTTCGGTGAGATTCGCAAGTTTAAGGAATTGTTCAAGTTCATTATTGCCTTCTGGCTGTATAACAACGGCATTGGCACGATCATCGTGATGGCGACGATTTACGGGACGGAATTGAATTTCGGCGCTACGACCACCATCGGCACCCTCCTGATGGTGCAGTTTGTGGCCATCCCCTTCTCGTTGCTGTTTGGCTGGCTGGGGAAGAAATTTGGAACGAAACGCTCAATCCTCCTGAGCCTGCTGATCTATACCATCATTGCCATTGGTGGCTACTTCATGACCAAAGAAATCCACTTCTGGATTCTGGGCTTTGGTGTGGCGACCGTTCAGGGTGGCAGCCAGGCGCTTTCCCGCTCCCTCTTCAGCCGGATGGTGCCCAAGAGCAAATCGGCCGAATTCTATTCCTTCTTCAGCGTAAGTGAAAAGGTTGCCGGGACAGTTGGCCCCCTGTTGTTCGGTGTGGTCAGCACCCTGATGGGTGGCAGCCGACTTTCCATCGTTTCTCTGATCATCTTCTTCATCACCGGCGGCTTCTTGCTTTCCCGGGTGAACGAGCAGAAAGGTATGGAAGTGGCGAAGGCTGAAGAGGCCCGCTTGGTTAGTGCATCGGCGCTGGATGAATAA